CACTTTCCGTGGAAAAATCGACGGCGAGAAATGGTGGGGGTTTAGGACAAGCGGTAAAGAAAGTGTCCACGAGGGAGGGGAGTAGGAGTGACGTGGGCAGTGCCACAGCAGAGAAAGATGTGTGGGAATTTCGTCGTGGCAAATTGAGAGTGGAAGTTGAGATATTTTGTGGAAGTTCATGGATATTGTTCTTCACACGTAGATAGTCCTCGCTCGGGTCAAGATTCTTCCAAAACACCAGGTAGGACCTACCTCTTGTATTATGGTGGTCTGGTTCATTCGTACGTTGAATAATACCAGCCACTTAAAATTATAGAAGACAGGTTCAACCTTTTCCTATTTGCCTATTTTTCCTGTCCTGGTGGACAGAACTTTCAACCCTCAACCTGTTTGTCATGCAAAATTTccccaaaaaagaaatataaggACTAACTCGACTTTGCATACACCAAATTCTATCATTTTCCTGCTTTttgtcttaaattttaattttaaacacTTTGTATCTTAAACTTCTAATTTTTGACAGTTTGCATTATAAACTCTCAAGTTTGTCTCGATTAAATCTAATTAATAACAACATTAGCAAggttaagaaataaattatcaTAGAAATCAATAACAATATGTTAAAAATGATCAAAAGGAGCAAAGGGGTTGTAATCTAGaacaaattggtcaaaagtttgtcccattcaataaaaaaaaaaaacaagactaacaagataatgcattttttttataatgtaCACGTTTAATTTAATGTATTTTTTATGCTAATTGCAATTCCTTTGCACTATTTGACCACTTTAAGAATGTTGTCATTGATTTTTATGATCCTATGGCGTTGTTTGGCATTtgagttttttgccaagtttgtctgccacaagttttttaaaaactttagctacagtaatctcaaaaaacttcttaaagtacaataaagttttaaacaaacatccaaaaaactcacttgtcaAACGGGGCCTATGTTTCATTAATTTTGCTAATGCTATTATTGATTGGACTTAAATAAGACAAATTTGAACTTTGAtggggactgaaccaccatcAGACCAGACGAGTGCACACACCCGTATGGATTTAGAACAAACCTCATATTGAGGGACATTGATGGGAGGAAAGGTTTGAACCCTTGACCTCCCACcccacaattaatgtgatggCCAACTCCACTAAAGGAAGTTGGTTGACAAATTTGAAAGTTAgagtgtaaagttttaaaattaaGAATTTAGTATAAGTTTAAAAGTGCAAAATGAAGTTAGCCTGAGCAACTGTAGGTTATGTTGCGAATAGCAAGGTTGAAAATAGAATGTCAAGGGGGTTTTGGTCAGCATAACAAAGATTCTTTCCTTCTAACTTATTAGATAGTAGGCCTCATAAATTAGAGGTTTTGGGTTTTAATTTTCCTGCCTTCTTCCGCTTTTTAAATGACACATCTTTTTTgatagaaaaaaattaaaagaaaatgtatCAAATAGCATAAGGAAGAgtcatttgagtgcatatcaatATCTATATTCCGAATGGAACAGATAAagttgctcaaaaaaaaaaacacaaataaAGTAACGTCGGACCAAATTATTAATACCTCAGAGAAAATTAAAGTTTGTAATAAACGCATTCATTTGGCCCGGAGATTATGAATCACTAAAAAGTGGCGTTTACAGCATAAGGGTCTTAACCATGAAACAATTAGTCTGGATTAAAGTTTTTTGATAGAAAATATCATTTCATTGAAACAAATCTGCactaatgataaaaaaaaatacatcaaaTAAACATGACATAGAtacatataaatttaaaatcaaTAGATATAACAGATCTAAGAAAATAATACaaataaagataaaattaatGCGCCTATATATTTTTCATCCGAATGAGTCACTGTAGCACAATACATCAGTGCATGTCTGCTGACAATCAGATCTGTTTAAAACTGGTTCAAGtccaaaaagaaatttcaatctGACAATAATGGAGAAATTACAAATTTGAGAAACTAGATTCTAGATATACACAATCTCAAATTTCATAAAGATAAAAACTTAAGAGAGAAGAAACTCTCACTAGGAGATCATAGGAGAGAAAAATCTCTCATTAGGAAATCTTAgaagagaatttattcaaataagATAAATTAAAAACTATAAAGAGTAATTTCTCCCATGGAAAAAGACAAGATTTGGTCTCTTTGCCCTGGAAGAAATGCAGAAGATTTTGATGGAAGAGTtaaagaaaagggagagaaaagagttTTAGAAAGAGAAGGGAGAGGAATGAGTCAGTCACGACTCACGACTCACGACTCATGCATTATATAGTTAGATATAATAGAGATGCCTAATCCTCTTGTTACTGTTGTTCTCGTTTAAAATAAAACGTAGGCGTAACTTAAGAAGTTAGACCTTTTTTGGCATTGTAATCTCCCGGAGACGTTGGAATGTAGCGCATTAGGTTACATATATCGACAATCGAAATTCCTGTCCCACAGAATTTCCAACCTCTTGAATCGAATGGTTGGTTACATAGTAGACACACCTGTACTCAATGTTATCCTTGTTCCTTTCCTTCCCCAAACAGATTTTAACTTTCCCCATAAATATTAATTTGTTGACTCGGGTCATTTTGACACTGAAGTTACAATCAAATTCCACCAACCACAAGGGaaaccaaaccaaaaaaaaaaaaacaggaggATACTTCTATCATCAAAACtgaggaagagaaaaaaaaaagagtgcaaCCATCCATGGCTTGTTGTCCCGTGAAGTACTTCCGTCTTTGTACCAAGTCAATGGAAATGAATTTACGTCTCTAATTTATCTTCAAATgctgtgtttttgttttgtagAAGGTCCGCTCCGCTGGTAGTGGCCCACGTTTGGATTCTGCATCCTGTTTCATTTCAGaccttattttttttgaatttccaGAACTAACGACCGACCGGCATTTTACTTTTCAACTTTGAACAAGTCCAACTGCCAAATGGTAAGTGGTAACAACAATCAATTCCTTCTTGTTGCCAATTAATAGACTGGTGCTAATATGTAGTCCTAATAATAAGTATTCTGATTGCAAATCCTTCAGCACGAAGAGTACCCGCTTCTAGACTCGAGACACGTTAGttagcaccaaaaaaaaaaaagccacatTTCATTTATTCTGATTGCAAATCCTtcagcatcatcatcatcaatacGCCCGTGGAAAAGTCAtcccccaatttttttttttaagtggaaAAGTCATCCCCCACTTAATGGAGTAAGTTGTTAACAACCCTTCACAGAGAAAGCTACTTTTCGCCCTACAGACGAGCTCAATTTgttaattttcaaaattcctttttttttttttttggggtagcAAGAGATAAAGAGCCGTCATTGTCGATTTCATCAACACAAATATGATGATTAGCAATCAGCTAAGTTTCATAGTTTTCGTCTCAAGATTAGACACCAAGCACTCTTttgggttttattttttttaaaaaaaaattgtaatagtagagggtgaaatttaaaaaatgaataggAAAAACGAGAATCCAGAACTTTTAAATCGAGCAAACACTCGATTAAGAGGATGGCGGAGCTTTGTCTCTTGCAAGTAAAATAATCTTCAGTCCAAGAAGAGAGTTCTGTTAGTCATCTTGACAAATCCGGATTTTATTGCAAGTTCATAATTCTGGGATTTGTTACAGTTTCTTGCAAGTTGAGATGTTTTGTCCATGATTTGTATTTGGAGACCTGATCAAACTTCAAATACATGCACAGCGAGACAAAAAGGGTCCAacaaccaacaaaaaaaaaaaaaaaaaaaaaaaaaagaagaaaagaaaaaaaaggctcAAGCTGTCAACCTCAACGTAAGCCCGGGGGATCGAGTCTTACGCCAATTGCGCGTCATCGCCCTCAATCCTTCTTTACTCAGGAGTTGCTAACTAAATGTGTTGGTTTGTGGCATAAATAATATGGTAATGGTACCAGCAGAAGCAGCAGTAACGCGGAAATCAAATTGAAAATTCTCAGTCGTCCCCTCCGAAACACTCCCCTTCTTTCGTTTCTTCCTCCTGGTCTTCGGCTCGCTACTTCCCGGTTCCTACAATTGAAGAATCGTGGTAACTTTTACTCCTCATCATTGAATCCATCCTAATTCAGTCCCACAAAGAAATGAATTAAGTGGAAGAAAATGGGCACCGTACAATAAGCAATGGAGTACCACCACGAACAGCAAGTAGAATGACACTCTAATGCATGTATTAGAGCATGCATGTATTTCAGGTTTTTGTTGAATTAGTCAGCAATTGGACTCCCCCATAGAATTTATGCCCTTAAAAGctctgttttcaaactcggaccggaccggccggtcgaaccggttgaaccgggaaccggccaggtagccggtccgagtcacattagaaaaccggaaatttaaaacccggtcaaagccggtcaaaaccgggtttgaccgggtttgaccgggaaaaaaccggtttttccggttcaacagtatttttttaaaaaaaaaattcaaactttttaatattatgttttgaccccctaaattgttaaaacttattgatatacctcaaatatttgatactttataaatattgtcctaaaatttgatgttatttttcaattaaattcataattttaattctaaacttgttaatatttattaaataatataaattgctacttgattgttctaatttctttgtattttcttgttaaatatatttgaaacatcaaatatatatgaatatgcctttattaatatcaatatattattagatattatatatataacattttaattttaaaataatttttatttatgacgtcatccggttcgacccctatcgacccccggtcgaacccattgacccctgacccctgacctcggccgagtcgctatccggtccggttctgaaaacatagcttAAAAGGCCTAAACCCAACAACACTTTCGCAATTCTCACGGTTGACCAAAGACCGCTGTTTGAACGAAGAAAAATCACTCGCTTTCCTCGGTCAAATTTTCAATTCTTCCATTCTGCTTCTGTTATACTACTCTACTCTTTTCCTCAATTGCCTTCCTCTTCCAAAAAGCtcgtatgtatatatatacatatatatgtatatatagaaTAAACCTCAGACTCCTCCATTCCACACCTTCGAACTCACAATCGTCACCTTAAAAGATAGAGCGCACAATCTGATCAGCATCCCataaattttctctctctttctatcACTGTTGGTTcccacaaaacaaaataaatttgcaaAAATAATAACTTGAGCATTCCTTTCCTGCCTGGTTGCTCCTTTCTGCTACTAAGTTCCGGACGCAGATTGCATGATTTCAAAAGCAAAGATcgattttcctcaactcagagGCTTCCAGCTTTTCTTGCATGTTCATTTTGCCCGCAATCGCGCAAGTTCTGGCATTAAACACTGGTTGACGTGCCCGCTGCGCGGTGCTTGACTTGACATACACTTAAAACCTTTCTTAGCGTGCACAGCTCGCTTCTGCTTATTGGACAGCATTCCAGAAAGAACTATACTGGTGCTTCTCTCTTTGTAATTTGAGGATGGAGAATTCAGCAGATTGGGAGCTTGGGAATCTGATAAATGAGCTAATGCTAGGGAGGGAGTTGGCTAAGCAGCTTCAGGTTCGTATCAATGCCCCATCTTCTTCACCCGAGAGTCGTGAATTGTTGGTTCACAAGATAATCAACTCCTACGAGAAGGTGTTGAACATGCTCAAAAGTAATGCCGCTGTCAGAGTGGGAGAGAGGGAACAAAGTACAGGGACAACCATCGCAATGTCTGAATCCCGCTCCCGCCAAAATACAGGGTTGGCAATTGGAATGCCTGATTCCCCAAGATCCTTGAGCGCAAGTCCGCACAGTGATGATTCTGATAGAGAATTCAGGGATCAGGACTCCAGAGACGTCACCAGGAAGAGGTAATCAAATCAACTGTTGCTCTCACTTCAGCTGTTTTAAGAATTTGTTTCACAAAACTTTGTTGTATCATCACTTCCTATTGCTGCTAACACTCCGGAGTCCCTGTTGCAGGAAGGCTATGCCACGGTGGACAAAACACGTTCAAGTTTGTCCTGGGATGGGACTTGAAGGGCCTCTAGATGATGGCTTCAGTTGGAGAAAGTATGGGCAGAAAGATATTCTTGGAGCCAAACACCCAAGGTAAGAAACATTTTCACTGCCAGCATCTACCATTGCCCCTTCTAATTTGCTGATTTCCTGGTACCATTGAAGTACAAAGACCAGCATGTTGTCAGAATCTACCTTTCAGAAAGTTGCTAGGATACCCCTTCTTGAGAGGGAAAAGCCAAAAAATGCCCAACTATATGCAACTTCATTACATCAAACAATAGGCTTCAGTTCACTGACTTTTGGCTCGATGATCCCAAAATATTTGCCCAACTACCCTGCCACTCCTACCATGCAGAGTCTTCTTTCTTTCCCCAAGCTGTCATTCTTTTGCATTGAACATCTGGCCTGGTCATTAGGGCAGTAACTGGAGGTAAATGCTGGAGAATAATCAAAAAGGCAAAATAGATTTTAcagcagaaaaaaaaatgttcatcCATGACTTGATGGAACTGCGAAAACACTTTCTAGGGTATTAAAATTAAGCATACCAATTATTTCTCATGCTTTAAGTTTGTGTAACCTTGCTATCTACAAAGAAAACATAGCTGACTTCACCATATTCTTGCAGAGGTTACTACAGGTGCACTCACCGACACGTCCAAGGCTGTCTGGCTACAAAACAAGTTCAAAGATCTGATGAGGACCCAACAATATTCGAAGTTACATACCGTGGAAGGCATACATGTAACCAGGGTTCTGAGCCAAAACCACCTTCAGCAGCAGCTGAAAAGCCTGAAACTAGCTCGCAAGGGAAACATCGACAGGTGACCTCTCAACCGCAACAAAATCAACAGGGAATACTCTTGAGTTTCCAACGAGACCTAAAAGTTAACACCAAGGACCTAGACTCCCACAACCAACATTTCCCTACATTTGACTTCGCTTCAACATCAACTACAAAGCCAGAAACTCATCCTTTCTTGCCATCTCTGACTGATAACAACTTTGCAGGAGATTTGTCTCCTCCATTCATGACTCCCCTAACATCAGGGTCAGACTACTTCCCGGTTTCACCAACTCACATAAGCAGTTATGCAGAAAACCAAAACTCGTATGCTTCGGAGTCAGAATTTACAGGCTTGATCTCAGCAGCAACTTCCACTACAAATTCTCCCACTGTTGGCTCAGACTTCCCATTCAGTCAGATTGGCTTTGACACGAACTTTACATTTGATAATTCAAGGTTCTTTTCCTAGTCGTCACAGTAAATTTGAGAAGAAAACAAGAGTAGAATCGTATGAAATTGTAATTCCAGGTAGTGGACAAAGAAGGCTTTTATAACATCATCATGTGAAGACGTAGTCTGGTGGAAACCAGCTGAGTAACTGGCATAGAAAGAATATTGTAAACTTAGAGTATCTAGACAGAGGTTAGTGAAGAAACGGTAACAATTTTGTTGGATTCATGACCCGAAGTCCTTTTGATTTTCGTCTCATGCAGTTGTCTGCACTCTGATCAAACTCTGAAATCAATTAGAATTCAGGTAAGAACTTTGTATCTGACATAACATAATCTTGTTGCAAGCTTAAATACCTAAATACAAATAGTTGGCAGTCTTTAAGAGCTCAAAAATTCAATGGGCTCTGTATGTTTTCAATCTTATATTCAAAGTTAGCGCTAGATGCATATTTTCTTCACTTCTCAATATCATTAGATAAACGGAAGTTAATCAACAAATAAGGTTTCCCCACAAAAGACTTCCAAGGAAATCTCTTAATTAAGCCACTGAATTTGCTTCATATTTTTTTCCCAAATGCGGAACCATGCACGTCCTGGGTATCTGTCAAATCTGTATGCAGCAGGACGAAATTCAGCCTATGTAACTCCAACTTCAACCATACAAGTACAACAAACAGCGAAATTAGCGTTTTGTCTCATCCACTTTCAATTCCAAAAAAACTAACAGTAAGCAACTGTCAAGCCAACAGGAAAATCACACTAAAAATCGAACTAGTCGACTTCTCAAATTAGTTTCAATTTAGTACGGCCGCCACAAATTCCATCTTTAAAAATTCGTGATTACAACGGCACCCAACATTTTCAGGGCAAAAGTCTTCATATGTGTGTGAGTGAGAGAGCGGAGGCAAACAAAAATTAATTCTAGATTTTCGGTCGTCAGAAAAGTACGAAGCAGGAGAATAAAATTTACAAGAAAACCAGCGGAAAATGGAGAGGAGAAGATAGGGTAGAGCTAACCCTAACTTTTTCTTTCCAGAATATCGAGCTTGGCCCTGCCCATCTCCGGCTCATTGTCGTTGTTACGGTGCCGCTGGGCGGGGTGGCGGTGGTTGCTGGAGCCACATGGAGCAACTTGATGCGACGTCAGCTCTAAACTCTAGAGCAATTTATTTGGGGCTCAGCAGAGTCCAAGATGAAAACCTTTCGGCTCAAGGACTCTCAGTGAACTGGACGGCCCCTAACTTGACCCAATCCAATGTGGATTTTTGCCCATTCTTAAGCTCTGTACTCGGATCATGTAGCGCGGGAATGGACAGGGGCAATTTGGAAAATCAGGAAACTCTCGAGTCAGCGATTAGGTTTCATTGTAGGAAAGAGTAATGAAGGgattttgatatatgtaaaagTTAAAAAATCTGAAATACATCCGTTTCACTGTAAGTATACAGGTCAATTAGTAGTTTagagtatatatcgggtcgatcctacgagcttggtttgaacaattaTCGGTACTACTAaaatttctctattatttagactatcaatgaattataagaaatgaaacctactgaacttatgcaaaataacaaatgaaagctcattaggttatggtatccctaattactcatgcaagtgctatttttTGATTATTGAAAATTACTATCTTGGCTAGCTATgatgtaatttccttatgcatatgaaTCCTACTTTCATAATGAAtaaattatactcataactaatccatacataTTCTCAtgattatgaaattagctacaagtttatttcttctgtgaaattacatgaaatgaatcactaaaaccacataggtgcacctctactctcgtgagtataCTCCCTATATTTAGTACTTATTGAAccaatgttaaatctcaattttcattgcagaaacaacaccttagataatcacaattaatggtaccagattaatcatgatttaaagaattaaagtgctaaataacttgctcaaataatagcatcaaataaccaaataataaacactagcaattatagaaaatttaaccaaacccaatgcataaactttagaaacacataataacatataaatccataacttgtatattaactaaacttaaaattaagtacaaaagataaagagttggaaaggaatgtaacccttgtcacatgagttcatctccttgccttcttcatcctccaacctcttcttcatctagctaataaacaagatggatgaactaactaactaactatCCTATACTATACTAACGTAACACTCAGAAAATGGAAGAGTTACATTTCTGCAGacttcaagctttctcccgtatgtctctctctCAATCTTGCAATGGTTTTGGCTATATAAAGATAAAGATGGTCAAAGAATGAGGCTTACACCTCTCTTTTACAGCTGCAAAGTGTttgtcacatgtctagcattacATGTGACTTGTTGGAGGTGAAAACAAGCTGTCCGCGTagagagcagccttttctgagcACAATCCGAccagaaatccggccaaattctaGCCAAATTGCTACAGTGACTTTTTTGTGCAATTTCTGTTCAATCTTCACTGCTGCTCCGATTTTgcttcaacttcaactgaacttttcttgatgatagaagCTGATTTAACtattgaccaaaacataaaacttgtagctctttgagttaactttccaatgcattaagaatcacctcatttggacttgtgtaggctgagaaatgactgaaatacccttaacTGCTCAATGCCCTGTTTTAGTttcgactaatagaaattagCTACTATAATTCAACTTTTTGACCTgaaaaaccttcaaactggatttcaatgtcttcaccaaagttgtaggtctatctcttatcttcgaattggttcaagaatcatctcaaaccaatcactgtaactcaagttatagccgaaatacgaaaatgtgtcaaaactgtaaaaaatgcacaaaatacaagtaaaaagtgataaaaacctcattaaATCACTTAAGACATTTTTccccaattatagccaaaatgattcattttcttccaataatataaccaaagtgattaaaaataacataaaatgtcattcaactattacgtaaattagtcacttatcaagtAACAATATCAGTGGCCAAAAAAAATGACAACGAAAATTATAAGCCAAAATGATGATCATAATTTGGTAATCTCAGGGCTATATTAGAATATCGAGAGAGCAAGATGGTGAATTTCCAAATGGTGGATAGTAAGGAATATTTTGTGTTGGGACCATAGCTCTTGTGAGTTTTTACTTCCTCTTTGTCATTTGTAGCTTTTGCAGTCATGTTTACGAGACTATGAGAATCGGGAATTAAACCACCATCGAATCATACGGATGCAATAAGCACTTATATGGATTTAAGAGAAATCATATTAAGTGACAACTTTGATGGGAGGTAAGATTTAAATTATTGACCTCCCACCCCACAAGATATGTGGTGGCGGATTATTGTAAAGATAGTTGGTTAAGTTATGTTGTCACTTGCCACAGCAATTTTGCTCTCAGTATCTATATTCTATAGTACCTTTGCTGTGTGAAATTTTGTTGCTCATATTTCGAGATTCTAACTTTTTTAGAATAGCAATTTTGATAATGATGTTATtggatttatttttaaaatttaaattgaatATAGTATAAAATATAGATAAaggtaaaattaaaattaaaggagagatcaaaagtaactttcacttcaataaaataaaaaatattttgaaatattcaaaaatgaAAACGTCACACTTTTAATTGACTGACGTAGGAGTAGTATTCAAAACAAACAACTCTAGCATTAAAACTACAGGAGCTATTGCAATATCATTTGTCAATAAGGACTATTACGAGCCCCCACGGGCAGCTCAGCTGGCTTGTGTAGCCTCTTCAGGTGAGACAGGTCTGGGGTTCGACCCCAAGGCTTAGTGTCTGGGGTAATACTCTCGGGGATCGGTGGGGCCCGCTCTCCCCGGACGATGAGAATAGTGGCACAGACGGTATTACCAGTCCGGAGTGACCGATACCCagcgataaaaaaaaattaaaaaaaaaggactatTACGATCCTATATATAATCCCATTACTACCCCTAAATGTTACTCACGAGTCTCGACAATAGTTGATTTGGTCCCCTTGGGAAGTGGGAGCAGTCCTCCGTAATAAATTGGTCGGACGGCCCAACACAACACTTGCATCCCCACAACTCAAGTCCATGCATTTCATTGTGTTGGCCATTCTGATTCATCTATGTGCTATTCTGCACCAAGATTTATTAAAGCAAAAGATATATAGGATTTCTGGCTTGATTCTTAATGTGTTCCTTTTTAACACGTACCCCCTTGTACCTTATGATACACTGACTAATTAAGGAGTAGGCCAAGCCTGGATTGGACCCCGCATCCTGTTGTGGCTTTTCATGCAACAACCGGCTCTAGCAAGAGCTTTTACGGTCTCAAGAGTACTACTGCTTGGGGGaccatttttttctttgacTTGCTTATTAACTTTTTGGGTCTGGCATAAGGGTTCTCAGACGCCACGAACTATGCCCGCTCGGTAAATGAGTTTTTTTGatgtttatttaaaattttattataatttatcataaaaattatagaaaattttttaaaagtgtgtaaatttttaaatattttgaaatatatagtttaaaaaatttaagaaattttttgagattactgtagataaaattattaaaaaacttACAGCAAACAAATTTAGTCAAAAACTTGCTTGCGAAACAAGGCCTATATTACTAAGATGGAAccactaaaaaagaaaaatagttaTCGTCttcgaatatatatatatatatataaggctGGCTGCATGCACGTTCATGCCTTGCCTGCCAACCCTAAATATTTTTTCGGGTAAGCTAACCCTAGAATGAGATGCCAAATGCATTAAGAGAGGTCCAATCTTGGATTGTATCTATTTGCTTATACATATATAAGAGCATCTCAGTCCatttccttcaaattgaaatgaTGCAATATGTGTCTCAGCCCTGAAAATATACATAAGGAATGCAGAATCTCTTAATGGTAACAGTAACAGTCCAGTTGTTACTTGCATTCAAAGATCCTATTAATTACCAGTTATAATTAGTCACTCGTATCTCATTTCATGAACATCATTCACAGAGTTGTTATTCC
This portion of the Coffea arabica cultivar ET-39 chromosome 2e, Coffea Arabica ET-39 HiFi, whole genome shotgun sequence genome encodes:
- the LOC113729959 gene encoding probable WRKY transcription factor 53, translated to MENSADWELGNLINELMLGRELAKQLQVRINAPSSSPESRELLVHKIINSYEKVLNMLKSNAAVRVGEREQSTGTTIAMSESRSRQNTGLAIGMPDSPRSLSASPHSDDSDREFRDQDSRDVTRKRKAMPRWTKHVQVCPGMGLEGPLDDGFSWRKYGQKDILGAKHPRGYYRCTHRHVQGCLATKQVQRSDEDPTIFEVTYRGRHTCNQGSEPKPPSAAAEKPETSSQGKHRQVTSQPQQNQQGILLSFQRDLKVNTKDLDSHNQHFPTFDFASTSTTKPETHPFLPSLTDNNFAGDLSPPFMTPLTSGSDYFPVSPTHISSYAENQNSYASESEFTGLISAATSTTNSPTVGSDFPFSQIGFDTNFTFDNSRFFS